A stretch of the Bacillus sp. FJAT-18017 genome encodes the following:
- a CDS encoding GtrA family protein yields the protein MKFEFIRFLVVGVINTLVGLSIMFLLLHGAGLSYWVSTFIGNTVGAGVSFVLNRNFTFRSKEAGLWSVVRFVCVILFCYVVSYQLGSMVIEWVAGDYFSEIVVTNGKVLFSTGLYTVLNYLLQRIVVFRERRYA from the coding sequence ATGAAATTCGAGTTTATTCGTTTCTTAGTCGTTGGAGTGATCAATACACTGGTCGGGTTATCGATTATGTTCCTGCTTTTGCACGGAGCCGGATTATCCTACTGGGTTTCGACGTTCATTGGGAATACGGTTGGGGCGGGAGTCAGCTTTGTTTTGAACCGGAATTTTACATTCAGGAGCAAAGAAGCTGGTTTATGGAGTGTGGTCCGGTTTGTTTGTGTCATTTTGTTCTGCTATGTTGTTTCATATCAGCTGGGCAGCATGGTAATTGAATGGGTTGCTGGGGATTATTTTTCAGAAATTGTTGTCACAAATGGAAAGGTATTATTCAGTACCGGATTATATACAGTATTGAATTATCTGTTGCAGAGAATTGTTGTTTTTCGGGAAAGGCGATATGCGTGA
- a CDS encoding bifunctional homocysteine S-methyltransferase/methylenetetrahydrofolate reductase, producing the protein MTFLEKLQTQILIADGAMGTLLYSYGSDSCFEELNLSHPSQIQTIHKAYIDAGADVIQTNTYAANYLKLQRYGLEDSVKEINSAAVRNAKKAAQEGIYVLGTMGGNRGVKPQSIAIEEIKRSFREQLYCLLLEGVDGLLLETFYDLEELETVLAIARKETTLPIIAQVSLQETGILQDRTPVNEAMKRLDDLGADVVGLNCRLGPHHMLETLEQIELPSGAFLSAYPNASLPAYTDGKFHYEGDADYFRNSARQFRKEGVRLIGGCCGTTPEHIRAFAAELKAAVPITEKTSVKAGAIVIEPRQTVRDSPPLHDIVKERPSVIVELDPPRKLDTTKFFEGAKALKKAGIDAITLADNSLASVRISNESLGYLVKQELSMRPLIHIACRDRNIIGLQSHLMGLHTLGLHDVLAITGDPARVGDFPGASSVYDVSSFELIQMIKQLNEGLSYSGKDLGQKTAFSIGAAFNPNVRSLEKAVNRLEKKIEHGADYFISQPVFSEEKLIEVHEHTKHLDSPIYIGLMPLLNSKNTEFLHNEVPGIKISQEIRDRMAELTDNPDQAAKEGLAITKSLIDAALELFNGIYLITPFLRYELTAELANYANKRANEKRGTIYASTHIH; encoded by the coding sequence ATGACTTTTTTGGAAAAATTGCAAACTCAAATCCTTATCGCCGACGGGGCGATGGGTACGCTGCTTTACTCATATGGAAGTGACAGCTGTTTTGAAGAATTGAATCTGTCCCACCCAAGCCAAATCCAAACGATTCATAAAGCCTATATTGATGCAGGCGCTGATGTTATCCAGACGAATACGTATGCAGCTAATTATCTGAAGCTGCAGCGTTATGGCCTTGAAGATTCAGTAAAGGAAATCAACAGTGCCGCTGTCAGGAATGCAAAAAAAGCTGCGCAGGAAGGCATCTATGTGCTCGGCACAATGGGCGGCAACCGGGGGGTGAAGCCCCAATCTATAGCAATAGAGGAAATCAAACGCAGTTTCCGGGAACAGCTTTACTGCCTGCTTCTTGAGGGTGTCGACGGTCTGCTTTTAGAAACATTTTACGACCTTGAGGAATTGGAAACCGTCCTGGCTATTGCCAGAAAGGAAACAACACTGCCTATCATTGCGCAGGTGTCGCTTCAGGAAACCGGTATTCTTCAGGACCGGACCCCTGTTAACGAAGCGATGAAAAGGCTCGACGACCTTGGCGCTGATGTGGTGGGACTTAACTGCCGCCTGGGGCCGCACCATATGCTTGAAACGCTTGAACAAATTGAACTCCCTTCCGGCGCTTTCCTGTCTGCTTATCCGAATGCGAGCTTGCCTGCGTATACGGATGGAAAGTTTCACTATGAGGGAGATGCCGACTACTTCAGAAATTCAGCGAGGCAGTTCCGAAAAGAAGGTGTCCGCCTGATCGGCGGCTGCTGCGGGACAACGCCTGAGCATATCCGTGCTTTCGCCGCAGAATTGAAAGCTGCCGTACCAATTACAGAAAAGACTAGCGTGAAGGCGGGTGCCATTGTTATTGAACCGAGGCAAACTGTACGTGACTCTCCCCCGCTTCACGATATTGTAAAAGAACGTCCTTCAGTCATTGTCGAGCTCGACCCGCCACGAAAACTTGATACGACCAAGTTCTTTGAAGGCGCAAAAGCACTTAAAAAGGCAGGAATTGACGCAATCACCCTGGCAGACAATTCACTTGCCTCGGTAAGGATCTCGAATGAGTCCCTTGGCTATTTGGTCAAACAGGAGCTGTCCATGAGGCCGCTCATCCATATTGCCTGCCGTGACCGCAATATTATTGGCTTGCAATCACACTTGATGGGATTACACACGCTTGGGCTTCATGATGTCCTGGCGATTACCGGTGATCCGGCTAGGGTTGGCGACTTCCCTGGGGCTTCGTCTGTATATGATGTGTCATCCTTTGAATTGATTCAAATGATCAAACAGCTCAATGAGGGACTATCGTATTCCGGAAAAGATCTTGGCCAAAAAACAGCCTTCAGCATCGGCGCGGCCTTTAACCCAAATGTCCGATCTCTCGAAAAGGCAGTTAACCGCCTTGAAAAGAAAATTGAGCACGGAGCTGATTATTTCATCTCCCAGCCTGTCTTTTCCGAGGAAAAGCTTATCGAAGTCCACGAGCATACTAAGCATCTGGATAGTCCTATCTATATCGGTTTAATGCCGTTGTTGAACAGCAAAAACACCGAATTCCTTCATAACGAAGTACCAGGAATTAAAATATCGCAAGAAATCCGCGACAGGATGGCAGAACTGACTGATAACCCGGACCAGGCTGCCAAGGAAGGTTTGGCCATAACAAAATCATTAATAGATGCCGCACTCGAGCTTTTTAATGGAATCTATTTGATTACGCCTTTCCTTCGTTATGAACTGACTGCCGAACTTGCAAACTATGCCAACAAACGAGCGAATGAAAAGAGGGGTACCATCTATGCCAGCACACACATTCACTGA
- a CDS encoding DUF6044 family protein, protein MILGAILKKEKVHLWVAGILLALYLSPLFVLGEDAHMRIHDNLDSNISWYKVLRESGELFGATDAVIPQIINGLPRNTYGTEFSGIQWLHHLFPSMLAYALSQAITRIAAFIGMYLLLSRHFIKDRNAFPISVWVSLAFALTPFWPSGMLSTLGMPLALWAFLNIRDGRHSWKEWLTLFLLPLYSSFVLGFFFFLAAMGLLWLRDVVFKKSWNWTFFASIAFMTFMYLLVEYRLVLSLVLPEEPTSRNEFDYTDNTLWQTIMLIGKNYFFGHNHVLTLHTYVIVPLSFLVLIWIAARRTHGVNEKRFIYLFVLNIVLSIWYSFWFYKGWHPIKEEISLLKTFNFSRFHFLRPLIIYMMFAVGAYILWQKGGLLKKAAGVALALQIAVVFYNNGEIEYGHRPSFKQFYAVDQFEDIRDFIGKSQESYRVASIGIHPAIAQYNGFYTLDTYNNFYSLEYKHRFREIISKELEKNATIEDYFDTWGGRCYIFVAELGKHYEFKKTSKKEIENLELNTKVFKELGGEYIFSAVPVKNPEENGMKLEKVFDNKASAWRIYLYHVSEGVVPGE, encoded by the coding sequence ATGATACTGGGGGCAATTTTAAAAAAAGAAAAGGTTCATTTATGGGTTGCCGGGATATTGCTGGCATTGTATTTGTCGCCGCTGTTTGTGCTCGGTGAGGACGCGCATATGCGGATTCATGACAACCTCGATTCAAATATTAGCTGGTATAAGGTATTACGCGAAAGCGGGGAGCTGTTCGGCGCAACTGATGCGGTGATTCCACAAATCATCAATGGCTTGCCGCGGAATACATATGGGACTGAGTTTAGTGGTATTCAATGGCTGCATCACCTGTTTCCGTCGATGCTAGCATATGCCCTTAGCCAGGCGATAACACGAATAGCAGCATTTATTGGGATGTATTTACTGCTAAGCAGGCATTTTATAAAGGATAGGAATGCATTTCCAATCAGTGTTTGGGTTTCACTTGCTTTCGCGCTGACTCCGTTCTGGCCGTCGGGGATGTTGAGTACACTTGGTATGCCGCTTGCATTATGGGCTTTCCTCAATATTAGGGATGGCAGGCATTCCTGGAAGGAGTGGCTGACGCTTTTCTTGCTTCCACTGTATTCCAGCTTTGTGCTCGGGTTTTTCTTTTTCCTGGCTGCGATGGGGTTGTTGTGGCTAAGGGATGTGGTGTTTAAGAAAAGCTGGAACTGGACCTTTTTTGCAAGCATTGCGTTTATGACATTCATGTATTTGCTCGTTGAATACCGGCTTGTTCTTTCATTGGTGCTTCCGGAAGAACCGACAAGCCGGAATGAATTTGATTATACAGATAACACGCTATGGCAAACAATCATGTTAATTGGGAAAAATTATTTCTTTGGCCACAACCATGTACTGACGCTTCATACTTACGTAATTGTACCGCTGTCGTTCCTGGTGCTGATATGGATAGCAGCAAGAAGAACTCATGGTGTAAACGAAAAACGGTTTATATATTTGTTTGTGCTTAACATTGTCTTGTCCATCTGGTACTCGTTTTGGTTTTACAAAGGCTGGCATCCAATTAAGGAAGAGATATCGTTGTTGAAAACCTTTAATTTTTCACGGTTTCATTTCCTCCGCCCGCTGATTATTTATATGATGTTTGCGGTAGGCGCGTATATTTTGTGGCAAAAGGGCGGTCTATTGAAAAAAGCCGCAGGAGTTGCGCTGGCTCTGCAGATTGCCGTTGTTTTTTACAATAATGGCGAGATCGAGTACGGACACAGGCCTTCATTCAAACAGTTTTATGCTGTGGATCAGTTTGAGGATATCCGTGATTTTATTGGGAAATCGCAGGAATCATACCGGGTCGCAAGCATCGGTATCCATCCTGCAATCGCCCAGTACAACGGATTTTATACGCTGGATACGTATAATAATTTTTATTCGCTCGAATACAAGCACCGGTTCCGTGAAATTATTTCGAAGGAGCTTGAGAAAAACGCTACCATTGAGGATTACTTCGATACGTGGGGCGGCAGGTGTTATATCTTTGTCGCGGAGCTTGGGAAACACTATGAATTTAAAAAGACATCAAAAAAAGAAATAGAGAATCTTGAATTGAATACTAAAGTATTTAAGGAATTGGGCGGGGAATACATTTTCTCGGCAGTCCCGGTCAAGAATCCAGAAGAGAACGGTATGAAGCTTGAAAAAGTATTCGACAACAAGGCATCGGCATGGAGGATTTATCTTTATCACGTATCTGAAGGAGTGGTTCCTGGTGAATAA
- a CDS encoding glycosyltransferase family 2 protein — translation MNKPILTIVVPCYNEEEVLKETTSQLTGVLRGMIKDSLISADSKVMFVDDGSRDRTWELIEEESRSNHCVTGLKLARNVGHQKALIAGLETANKLSDCVVSIDADLQDDVNVIRKFVERFREGYDIVYGVRDKRDTDTFFKRTTALGFYRFMEKIGIKLVPNHADFRLMSRRALDELFKYKEANVFLRGLVPLVGFKSTVVYYDRKERFAGESKYPLKKMLAFAMEGITSFSIAPIRLVTLLGFLSVILSSVAGGYALVQEWMGNTESGWASLILSIWFVGGLQLLGIGIIGEYIGKIYHEVKGRPKYAVEIDTFSDRELPAKKLMTMGRR, via the coding sequence GTGAATAAGCCAATTTTAACAATCGTTGTGCCATGCTATAACGAGGAAGAAGTTTTAAAGGAAACGACATCCCAACTGACTGGGGTTTTAAGAGGAATGATTAAGGATTCACTGATTTCGGCGGACAGCAAAGTGATGTTCGTTGATGACGGCAGCCGGGACCGGACTTGGGAATTGATTGAAGAAGAAAGCAGAAGCAACCATTGTGTGACTGGGTTAAAGCTGGCCAGAAATGTCGGCCACCAGAAGGCTTTGATTGCCGGGCTGGAGACAGCCAATAAGTTATCTGACTGTGTTGTTTCTATCGATGCGGACCTTCAGGACGATGTGAATGTAATCAGGAAATTTGTTGAGAGGTTCCGCGAAGGCTATGACATCGTATATGGAGTCAGAGATAAACGTGATACGGATACATTTTTCAAAAGGACGACTGCCCTGGGCTTCTACCGGTTTATGGAGAAAATCGGCATCAAGCTTGTTCCGAATCACGCCGACTTCCGATTGATGAGCAGGCGGGCACTCGATGAGCTTTTCAAATACAAGGAAGCAAATGTGTTTTTGCGCGGGCTGGTACCGTTGGTCGGATTTAAATCGACTGTTGTCTATTATGACAGGAAGGAGCGCTTTGCTGGGGAATCCAAGTATCCGTTGAAAAAAATGCTCGCCTTCGCAATGGAAGGGATTACGTCGTTTAGTATTGCGCCAATACGGCTCGTGACGCTGCTCGGTTTCCTTTCAGTTATTCTCAGTTCGGTTGCGGGGGGCTATGCGCTAGTCCAGGAATGGATGGGAAATACTGAATCTGGCTGGGCATCGCTGATTTTGTCAATTTGGTTTGTCGGAGGCCTGCAGCTTCTGGGGATTGGTATCATCGGAGAGTATATCGGTAAAATTTATCACGAGGTTAAAGGCAGGCCGAAATATGCCGTTGAAATTGATACATTTTCAGACAGGGAACTTCCAGCGAAAAAATTGATGACTATGGGCCGGCGATGA
- the sstT gene encoding serine/threonine transporter SstT — translation MRNLVKKWNDISLVKQIIIGLAVGILLAITIPKAAQPVALFGTLFVGALKAVAPILVLFLVMGAIAQHKSGKKTNMKSIIVLYALGTFLAGLIAVVVSFIFPVSITLVTGSQELQAPGGVAEVLKSLLLNVVDNPVNALIKANYIGILAWAIVLGFALKNAKDTTKSLISNFSDAISKVVTWVIKFAPLGIMGLVFESITTNGLKSLLSYGQLITILLGCMFFVALVVNPIIVFAATRQNPYPLVLQCLRESGITAFFTRSSAANIPVNLKLCEKLGLNKDTYSVSIPLGATINMAGAAVTISVLTLAAVHTLDIPVDIPTAVLLSVLSAVCAAGASGVAGGSLLLIPLACSLFGIPNEIAMQVVGVGFIIGVIQDSVETALNSSTDVLFTAAAEHRERRLEGTHLKVKKAI, via the coding sequence ATGAGAAATCTAGTCAAGAAGTGGAATGACATTAGTCTCGTCAAGCAAATCATTATTGGTCTTGCCGTTGGTATTCTTCTCGCCATAACAATACCAAAAGCCGCCCAGCCAGTAGCGCTGTTCGGTACCCTATTTGTCGGTGCGTTAAAAGCTGTTGCACCGATACTTGTGCTTTTCCTGGTCATGGGAGCCATTGCCCAGCATAAGAGCGGCAAGAAAACAAATATGAAATCCATTATTGTCCTGTACGCTTTGGGAACATTTTTGGCTGGCCTTATCGCGGTAGTCGTAAGCTTCATCTTCCCTGTTAGCATCACACTCGTTACCGGCTCCCAGGAGTTGCAGGCACCCGGCGGCGTTGCGGAAGTCCTTAAGTCTTTGCTGCTGAATGTAGTGGATAACCCGGTTAATGCACTTATCAAAGCAAATTACATCGGCATTCTCGCCTGGGCTATCGTCCTTGGCTTCGCTTTAAAAAACGCAAAAGATACAACCAAATCATTGATTTCCAACTTTTCAGATGCCATTTCAAAAGTGGTAACCTGGGTCATTAAGTTTGCTCCGCTTGGCATTATGGGTCTTGTTTTTGAATCTATAACAACAAACGGTCTGAAATCGCTTCTCAGCTATGGTCAATTGATCACGATTCTCCTTGGCTGCATGTTTTTTGTGGCATTGGTCGTCAACCCGATCATCGTGTTCGCAGCAACCCGCCAGAATCCGTATCCGCTCGTTCTACAATGCTTGAGAGAAAGCGGCATTACTGCCTTCTTTACACGAAGCTCGGCAGCAAACATTCCGGTAAACCTTAAGCTTTGTGAAAAACTGGGCTTGAACAAAGATACGTATTCCGTGTCGATTCCACTGGGCGCCACCATCAACATGGCTGGTGCAGCGGTAACAATTTCAGTTTTGACCCTTGCAGCGGTCCATACATTAGATATCCCGGTCGATATTCCGACAGCAGTCCTGCTGAGCGTCTTGTCGGCTGTCTGTGCCGCAGGAGCATCCGGAGTTGCCGGCGGATCGCTGCTCTTAATTCCGCTAGCCTGCAGCCTGTTCGGTATTCCTAACGAAATAGCCATGCAGGTCGTTGGCGTCGGTTTTATCATCGGTGTGATTCAGGATTCTGTAGAAACAGCCCTCAATTCATCGACTGACGTCCTCTTCACGGCTGCCGCAGAGCACAGGGAGCGCAGGCTCGAAGGCACGCACCTAAAAGTAAAAAAAGCAATATAG